In a genomic window of Maricaulis maris MCS10:
- the putA gene encoding bifunctional proline dehydrogenase/L-glutamate gamma-semialdehyde dehydrogenase PutA, with product MNVQARDMMRWDDLDAVKFADETAAVRDLAAATGLDEAAQARVHDAAVALVKTARETTKSRGLMDSFLQEFTLSNREGLALMCLAEALLRVPDAPTADKLIAEKISDGAWSEHMGRSENWLVNASTIGLMLTGNIIDVEPEARKSPGTYLRKLTQKMGEPVIRAAVFRAMGIMGEEFVLGRSIKEGLKRAKKGEGELCSFDMLGEGARTAKDAARYHKRYLEAIAAVGKAREDGPVERVHGVSVKLSALHPKYLAVKEKRVIEELYPLVLEQAVAAKSHDISFCLDAEESDRLILSLKLLEKLARAPELAGWNGLGLAVQAYQKRARRVIETLVELGRASERRFMVRLVKGAYWDSEIKFAHQNGWPDFPVWTTKPATDLNYLVCARVMLGAPDAIYGQFATHNAHSLAAVRELAQQAGVESYEFQRLHGMGEALYAADSQLNLDTPVRVYAPVGSHEDLLPYLVRRLLENGANTSFVHSFLDPDVPVEQVASGPFEVARTIDRHAKIALPRDLYGEERANSVGLDLAQASARDRVARALTAFDREDQLMASPLVAGHAVDGAAHQVMSPVDMARQVGAVVDASVEDVDTAFDSAVAAQPGWDRRGGKARGAILRAMGDAMEADMDRLLAIMAIEAGKTLADGIAEVREAVDFCRYYAAQAEREFDSAVRLPGPAGETNHLGMKGRGVFVTISPWNFPLAIFAGQIAAALAAGNTVLAKPAEQTPLIAFEAVRMFHAAGLPADVLHLLPGRGEIVGAALTTDPRTAGVAFTGSTEVARLINRSLAARETAIAPLVAETGGLNGMFVDTTALKEQVIDDAINSAFGSAGQRCSALRVIFLPEDTADEIIEGLAGAMDELQIGDPTDPATDVGPVIDNEAREILLRHVERMEAGAKIIKQIDVGDKFDSGFFFGPTLVELPSLDLLEREVFGPILHVVRYKRKEMTAIAAELADKGYGLTLGIHSRLSSFHRQIQSLVPAGNIYVNRNMVGAVVGVQPFGGEGLSGTGPKAGGPHYLHRFAGERTVTINIAAQGGDPELLNLD from the coding sequence ATGAATGTCCAGGCTCGAGACATGATGCGATGGGATGATCTTGATGCGGTGAAATTCGCCGACGAGACGGCGGCGGTCCGTGATCTGGCGGCAGCGACCGGACTGGATGAGGCGGCCCAGGCCCGCGTCCACGATGCGGCTGTTGCATTGGTTAAGACAGCCCGCGAGACCACCAAGTCGCGCGGACTCATGGACAGCTTCCTGCAGGAATTCACCCTGTCCAACCGTGAGGGGCTGGCGCTGATGTGTCTGGCCGAGGCCCTGCTGCGCGTGCCTGACGCGCCGACAGCCGACAAGCTCATCGCGGAAAAGATCTCCGATGGTGCCTGGTCGGAGCATATGGGCCGTTCGGAAAACTGGCTGGTCAATGCCTCCACGATCGGGCTGATGCTGACCGGCAATATCATTGATGTCGAACCGGAAGCGCGCAAAAGCCCCGGCACCTATCTGCGCAAACTGACCCAGAAAATGGGTGAGCCGGTGATCCGCGCCGCCGTTTTCCGCGCCATGGGCATCATGGGCGAGGAATTCGTGTTGGGGCGTTCCATCAAGGAGGGCCTCAAGCGCGCCAAGAAGGGTGAGGGCGAGCTGTGCTCCTTTGACATGCTGGGCGAGGGGGCGCGCACGGCCAAGGACGCGGCGCGCTATCACAAGCGCTATCTGGAAGCGATCGCCGCGGTCGGCAAGGCCCGCGAGGACGGTCCGGTCGAACGCGTGCACGGCGTGTCGGTCAAGCTCTCCGCCCTGCACCCCAAATATCTGGCGGTAAAGGAAAAGCGGGTAATCGAGGAGCTCTACCCGCTGGTGCTTGAACAGGCCGTCGCGGCGAAGTCGCACGATATCAGTTTCTGTCTCGACGCCGAGGAATCCGACCGCCTGATCCTGTCGCTGAAACTGCTCGAAAAGCTGGCGCGTGCGCCGGAGCTGGCCGGGTGGAACGGACTCGGGCTGGCGGTGCAGGCCTACCAGAAGCGCGCCCGCCGGGTGATCGAGACCCTGGTCGAGCTGGGCCGGGCCAGCGAACGTCGCTTCATGGTCCGCCTCGTCAAGGGTGCCTATTGGGACAGTGAGATCAAATTCGCCCACCAGAATGGCTGGCCCGACTTTCCGGTCTGGACCACAAAGCCGGCAACGGATCTCAACTATCTCGTCTGCGCCCGCGTGATGCTGGGTGCGCCGGATGCGATCTATGGCCAGTTTGCGACCCATAACGCCCATTCGCTGGCCGCCGTTCGCGAGCTGGCCCAGCAGGCCGGTGTCGAGTCCTATGAATTCCAGCGGCTGCACGGGATGGGTGAGGCGCTCTATGCCGCTGACAGTCAGCTGAACCTCGATACGCCGGTCCGCGTCTATGCCCCGGTCGGCAGTCACGAGGATTTGCTGCCCTATCTGGTCCGCCGACTGCTGGAGAATGGGGCCAATACCTCGTTCGTGCACTCATTCCTCGATCCGGACGTGCCGGTCGAGCAGGTCGCCAGCGGTCCGTTCGAGGTCGCCAGGACAATCGACCGTCACGCCAAGATCGCCCTGCCGCGGGATCTGTATGGCGAAGAACGTGCCAACTCGGTCGGGCTGGACCTGGCCCAGGCATCGGCCCGTGACCGGGTTGCGCGGGCGCTGACGGCCTTTGATCGCGAAGACCAGTTGATGGCGTCGCCGCTGGTGGCCGGCCATGCGGTCGATGGCGCGGCGCACCAGGTCATGTCGCCGGTCGACATGGCTCGTCAGGTCGGTGCTGTGGTCGACGCGTCGGTTGAAGATGTCGATACGGCCTTCGACAGCGCGGTGGCGGCCCAGCCGGGCTGGGACCGGCGCGGCGGCAAGGCACGCGGCGCCATCCTGCGCGCCATGGGCGATGCCATGGAGGCCGACATGGACCGGTTGCTGGCGATCATGGCGATCGAAGCCGGCAAGACCCTCGCAGACGGTATTGCCGAGGTGCGCGAGGCGGTCGATTTTTGTCGTTATTATGCCGCCCAGGCCGAACGTGAGTTCGACAGCGCCGTCCGCCTGCCGGGACCGGCGGGCGAGACCAATCATCTGGGCATGAAGGGGCGCGGTGTCTTTGTCACCATCAGCCCGTGGAACTTCCCGCTGGCCATTTTTGCCGGCCAGATTGCGGCGGCGCTGGCCGCGGGCAATACCGTTCTGGCCAAACCGGCCGAGCAGACCCCTTTGATCGCCTTTGAAGCGGTGAGGATGTTCCACGCTGCCGGGCTGCCGGCGGATGTCCTGCACCTGTTGCCGGGGCGCGGCGAGATCGTCGGCGCAGCGCTGACCACCGATCCCCGCACGGCCGGCGTCGCCTTCACTGGCTCGACCGAAGTGGCACGCCTGATCAACCGCTCGCTGGCGGCCCGCGAAACGGCGATCGCGCCTCTGGTCGCCGAGACCGGCGGGCTCAACGGCATGTTCGTCGATACAACGGCACTGAAGGAACAGGTCATTGATGACGCGATCAACTCGGCCTTCGGTTCGGCCGGTCAACGCTGTTCGGCGCTGCGGGTGATCTTCCTGCCGGAAGATACGGCAGACGAGATCATCGAGGGTCTGGCCGGCGCCATGGACGAGTTGCAGATCGGTGATCCGACCGATCCGGCGACTGATGTCGGGCCGGTGATCGACAATGAGGCCCGGGAAATCCTGCTGCGCCATGTCGAGCGCATGGAGGCCGGTGCGAAGATCATCAAGCAGATCGATGTCGGCGACAAGTTTGACAGCGGTTTCTTCTTTGGCCCGACCCTGGTCGAACTGCCCTCGCTGGACCTGCTCGAGCGCGAGGTGTTCGGGCCGATTCTTCATGTCGTGCGCTACAAGCGCAAGGAAATGACGGCCATTGCCGCCGAGCTGGCCGACAAGGGCTACGGCCTCACCCTGGGCATCCATTCCCGCCTGTCATCTTTCCACAGGCAAATTCAGTCGCTCGTGCCGGCCGGCAATATCTACGTCAATCGCAACATGGTCGGTGCCGTTGTCGGGGTCCAGCCGTTCGGCGGGGAAGGCTTGTCTGGCACGGGTCCCAAGGCGGGTGGTCCCCACTATCTGCATCGTTTCGCAGGCGAGCGGACGGTCACAATCAACATTGCGGCGCAGGGTGGTGACCCGGAGCTGCTCAATCTCGACTGA
- a CDS encoding ribonucleoside-diphosphate reductase subunit alpha, translated as MTPLDTAAKQTPDDVRQTVSTTRRGKPKSTTSKPAADTTHLRVVESVRIDRSRDAFLTEFGKKTLEDRYLLPGESYQDMFARVATAYADDTEHAQRLYDYISQLWFMPATPVLSNGGADRGLPISCFLNSVGDSLDDIVGTWTENVWLASNGGGIGTYWGDVRSIGEKIGEIGQTSGIIPFIRVMDSLTLAISQGSLRRGSAAVYLDIHHPEIEEFLEIRKPSGDFNRKSLNLHHGLNISDAFMEAVRDDEEFELKSPKSGEVVKTVNARKLWQKIIELRLQTGEPYIIYSDTVNRALPAHQRKLGLKVRQSNLCAEIMLPTGFDQNGKERTAVCCLSSLNAAKYMEWKDNPDFIEDIYRFLDNVLQDFIDRAPAEMDRAVYSAIQERSVGLGLMGMHTLLQQMNAPFESAMAKSWNLKLFKHIRTAADAASVKLAEERGACPDAEASGVKARFSHKLAIAPTASISIICGGVSAGIEPIPANVYTHKTLSGSTTVKNPQLEAVLEAKGLNTPGMWASILEAEGSVQHLECLDEHEKATFRTAFEIDQRWVIEHAADRTPYVCQSQSLNIFLPGDVDKWDLHMLHWSAWEKGVKSLYYCRSKSIQRAAYAGSEKKSDAEVSMAEAAPTDYEECLACQ; from the coding sequence ATGACGCCACTGGATACAGCCGCCAAACAGACGCCGGACGATGTCCGGCAGACCGTTTCCACGACCCGTCGTGGCAAGCCCAAATCCACGACGTCGAAGCCGGCCGCTGACACCACGCATCTGCGTGTCGTTGAAAGCGTACGTATTGATCGCTCGCGTGATGCCTTCCTGACCGAGTTCGGCAAGAAGACCCTGGAAGACCGCTATCTCCTGCCGGGAGAGAGCTATCAGGACATGTTCGCCCGTGTCGCCACGGCCTATGCCGACGACACCGAACACGCCCAGCGTCTTTATGATTACATTTCCCAGCTCTGGTTCATGCCGGCGACGCCCGTCCTGTCCAATGGTGGCGCCGATCGCGGCCTGCCGATCTCCTGCTTCCTCAATTCGGTTGGCGACAGCCTCGACGACATTGTCGGCACCTGGACCGAGAATGTCTGGCTCGCCTCCAACGGCGGCGGCATCGGCACCTATTGGGGCGATGTCCGCTCGATCGGCGAGAAAATCGGCGAGATTGGCCAGACCTCCGGCATCATTCCCTTCATCCGCGTGATGGACAGCCTGACCCTGGCGATCTCGCAAGGCTCGCTGCGCCGCGGATCTGCCGCCGTCTATCTCGACATCCACCATCCGGAGATCGAGGAATTCCTCGAAATCCGCAAACCGTCCGGTGATTTCAACCGCAAGTCCCTGAACCTGCACCACGGTCTCAACATCTCCGATGCCTTCATGGAAGCCGTTCGCGATGATGAAGAGTTCGAACTGAAATCCCCGAAATCCGGCGAAGTGGTCAAGACGGTCAATGCCCGCAAGCTGTGGCAGAAGATCATCGAGCTGCGCCTGCAGACCGGCGAGCCCTACATCATCTATTCCGACACCGTGAACCGCGCCCTGCCAGCCCATCAGCGCAAGCTGGGTCTGAAGGTCCGCCAGTCCAACCTGTGTGCCGAGATCATGCTGCCGACCGGTTTCGACCAGAACGGCAAGGAGCGCACCGCGGTCTGCTGCCTGTCTTCGCTCAATGCGGCGAAATACATGGAGTGGAAAGACAATCCCGACTTCATCGAGGATATCTACCGCTTCCTCGACAATGTCCTGCAGGACTTCATCGACCGCGCACCGGCGGAAATGGACCGCGCTGTCTATTCAGCCATCCAGGAACGCTCTGTGGGTTTGGGCCTGATGGGCATGCACACCCTGCTGCAGCAGATGAATGCGCCCTTCGAGAGCGCCATGGCCAAGTCGTGGAACCTCAAACTGTTCAAGCATATCCGCACCGCCGCCGATGCCGCGTCGGTCAAGCTGGCCGAAGAGCGTGGCGCCTGTCCGGATGCCGAGGCCTCCGGCGTCAAGGCCCGCTTCTCGCACAAGCTGGCAATTGCGCCGACGGCCTCGATCTCGATCATTTGTGGCGGCGTGTCCGCCGGCATCGAGCCGATCCCGGCCAATGTCTACACCCACAAGACGCTGTCGGGTTCGACCACGGTCAAGAATCCGCAACTGGAAGCCGTGCTGGAAGCCAAGGGGCTCAACACGCCGGGCATGTGGGCCTCGATCCTGGAAGCGGAAGGCTCGGTCCAGCATCTTGAATGCCTCGACGAGCACGAGAAGGCGACTTTCCGCACCGCTTTCGAGATTGATCAGCGCTGGGTCATCGAGCACGCGGCCGACCGCACGCCCTATGTGTGCCAGTCGCAGTCGTTGAACATCTTCCTGCCGGGTGACGTCGATAAGTGGGATCTGCACATGCTGCATTGGTCAGCCTGGGAGAAGGGCGTGAAGTCGCTCTACTACTGCCGCTCCAAATCGATCCAGCGGGCGGCCTATGCCGGCTCCGAGAAAAAGTCCGATGCCGAAGTCTCGATGGCTGAGGCGGCGCCGACCGACTACGAGGAATGCCTCGCCTGCCAATAG
- a CDS encoding lipid A-modifier LpxR family protein, producing the protein MAFGRTSEIVTAGLIALGGVSWVMTQPGEAASDWASSSQMIRQQMATEGDVRPLSPEAARVALSALALSDDPFNGNPLAGLTPTGATRIDLGNAGVIEVAVLDDGRADHAHQLFAARADAYSPVVLDRGQREATIAVAYERAFQSTGAGEELDVSFTPRAAVSVGPDGSATSAGAEVRVGQYLRQNNLSESPAWYVFAGADRRALMYNPAEGVDFQNAMYLTQREVVGDAQAGIAVRMGKADLSLAYVRREYRHVAGVRSFDETEEFGAVTVNWRW; encoded by the coding sequence ATGGCATTCGGACGCACATCAGAGATCGTGACCGCCGGGCTGATTGCGCTCGGTGGGGTCTCATGGGTGATGACCCAACCCGGTGAGGCGGCGTCGGACTGGGCCTCGTCCTCGCAGATGATCCGCCAGCAGATGGCGACCGAAGGTGATGTCCGACCGCTGTCACCGGAAGCGGCCCGCGTTGCCCTGTCGGCGCTGGCTTTGAGCGACGACCCGTTCAACGGCAATCCGCTCGCCGGTCTGACGCCGACCGGGGCAACAAGGATCGACTTGGGCAATGCCGGTGTGATCGAAGTTGCGGTGCTCGACGATGGGCGCGCTGATCACGCCCACCAATTGTTCGCCGCCCGGGCCGACGCCTATTCGCCGGTGGTGCTGGACCGGGGCCAGCGCGAGGCAACCATCGCCGTTGCCTATGAGCGGGCCTTCCAGTCGACCGGTGCCGGGGAGGAGCTGGATGTCAGCTTCACACCACGCGCTGCGGTCAGCGTCGGACCGGATGGTTCGGCGACCAGCGCCGGCGCCGAAGTGCGGGTCGGCCAGTATCTGCGCCAGAACAATCTGTCCGAGAGCCCGGCCTGGTATGTCTTTGCCGGCGCCGACCGTCGGGCCCTGATGTACAATCCTGCCGAGGGCGTCGACTTTCAGAACGCCATGTATCTGACCCAGCGCGAGGTGGTTGGTGATGCCCAGGCCGGTATTGCCGTGCGCATGGGCAAGGCGGACCTGTCACTGGCCTATGTGCGCCGCGAATACCGTCATGTCGCCGGTGTGCGATCGTTCGACGAGACCGAGGAATTCGGCGCCGTGACGGTGAACTGGCGCTGGTAG
- a CDS encoding ribonucleotide-diphosphate reductase subunit beta: MTTETDALPGLLTTSHSYKPFRYPWAYDFWKKQQQVHWMPEEVPLGEDCKDWATKLNDGERNLLTQIFRFFTQSDVEVNDNYMERYSRVFRPTEVKMMLASFSNMETIHIAAYALLLETIGMPDSEFSAFMEYQAMADKHDYMQRFGVEDEADILRTVAMFGAFTEGLQLFASFAMLMNFPRFNKMKGMGQIVTWSIRDESLHCEGMIKLFHAFAEETGALTQEVKDDITECCRTVVGLEDKFIDLAFEAGDVEGMTPDDIKTYIRYIADWRLGQLGLPKIYGVKEHPLPWLSEILNGVEHANFFEARATEYSKGATKGDWHGDEGVWGMFDKMKTEKTQEEPAE; the protein is encoded by the coding sequence ATGACCACCGAGACTGATGCGCTGCCGGGCCTCCTGACCACCAGTCACTCCTACAAGCCGTTCCGCTATCCGTGGGCCTATGACTTCTGGAAGAAGCAGCAACAGGTTCACTGGATGCCGGAAGAAGTGCCGCTGGGCGAGGATTGCAAGGATTGGGCGACCAAGCTCAATGATGGCGAGCGCAATCTGCTGACCCAGATCTTCCGTTTCTTCACCCAGTCCGATGTCGAGGTGAATGACAATTACATGGAGCGTTACAGCCGTGTCTTCCGCCCGACCGAGGTGAAGATGATGCTGGCCTCCTTCTCCAACATGGAGACGATCCACATTGCCGCCTATGCGCTCCTTCTGGAGACGATCGGCATGCCGGACAGCGAGTTCTCGGCTTTCATGGAATACCAGGCCATGGCCGACAAGCATGACTACATGCAGCGTTTCGGCGTCGAGGATGAAGCCGACATCCTGCGCACCGTGGCCATGTTCGGCGCCTTCACCGAAGGCCTGCAGCTGTTCGCCTCCTTCGCCATGCTGATGAATTTCCCGCGCTTCAACAAGATGAAGGGCATGGGCCAGATCGTGACCTGGTCGATCCGCGATGAGAGCCTGCACTGTGAGGGCATGATCAAGCTCTTCCACGCCTTCGCCGAGGAGACCGGTGCCCTCACGCAGGAGGTCAAGGACGACATCACCGAGTGCTGCCGCACCGTGGTCGGCCTGGAAGACAAGTTCATCGATCTGGCCTTCGAGGCCGGTGATGTCGAAGGCATGACGCCGGACGATATCAAGACCTATATCCGCTACATCGCCGACTGGCGCCTCGGCCAGCTTGGTTTGCCCAAGATCTACGGCGTCAAGGAACACCCGCTCCCCTGGCTGTCGGAAATCCTCAACGGCGTCGAGCACGCCAACTTCTTTGAAGCGAGAGCCACCGAATACTCCAAGGGCGCCACCAAGGGCGACTGGCACGGCGATGAAGGCGTGTGGGGCATGTTCGACAAGATGAAGACCGAGAAGACGCAGGAAGAACCGGCGGAGTAA
- a CDS encoding helix-turn-helix domain-containing protein, with amino-acid sequence MTLPAADTLPLILASAATGQALLCLLVVLTGQSSPLPRHWLAGLFGVLASLAAGPVVVAIQPEGVTPMAGLVLVGLYALPPLFWGYVQALTRADRTDRSAISPWHLTGPGLALASAMLVWTLPAGSVDFILTTGELPGGARAATAVLAVFVLVIAWSFVSAFYVWRILARLKAYRHALHDHFSNTERRELIWLRLTILAIIAVWLAVMALLVWDNLIASLAVPPVVGSVLIMALTAMLATRGLSQHPGLAATEPVAEDTVASPPDATATDDLPAEKYRKSALEPEHAARIAARIEAIMAKDALYLDPNLSLPRLAKAIAVPANLVSQVLNQTLDTTFFDYVNRCRIEASLPRILAGEETVLTIALDVGFNARSTFYTAFKAATGQTPRDWRASQVAGPG; translated from the coding sequence ATGACCCTGCCCGCCGCCGACACACTGCCTCTCATTCTCGCTTCCGCCGCGACCGGGCAGGCCTTGCTCTGCCTTCTGGTCGTGTTGACCGGCCAGTCCAGCCCATTGCCGCGACACTGGCTCGCCGGACTGTTCGGCGTGCTGGCGAGCCTCGCCGCCGGGCCGGTGGTCGTCGCCATCCAGCCTGAGGGCGTGACGCCGATGGCCGGGCTGGTGCTGGTCGGACTCTACGCCTTGCCGCCGCTGTTCTGGGGCTATGTCCAGGCGCTGACCCGAGCAGACAGGACCGACAGGTCGGCGATCTCTCCCTGGCATCTGACCGGACCGGGCCTGGCCCTGGCCAGCGCCATGCTGGTCTGGACGCTGCCGGCGGGGAGCGTTGATTTCATCCTCACCACCGGGGAATTGCCAGGTGGCGCCCGGGCCGCCACGGCGGTTCTGGCCGTCTTCGTGCTGGTGATCGCCTGGAGTTTCGTGTCAGCCTTTTATGTCTGGCGCATCCTGGCGCGCCTGAAGGCCTACCGCCACGCATTGCACGATCACTTCTCCAATACCGAACGTCGCGAACTGATCTGGCTGCGCCTGACGATCCTGGCCATCATCGCGGTCTGGCTGGCGGTGATGGCGCTGCTTGTCTGGGACAATCTGATCGCCAGCCTGGCGGTCCCGCCGGTCGTCGGCTCTGTGCTCATCATGGCGCTGACGGCGATGCTCGCCACTCGCGGCCTGTCGCAACATCCGGGGCTGGCCGCGACAGAACCCGTCGCCGAAGACACGGTCGCGAGCCCGCCTGACGCAACCGCCACCGACGACCTTCCGGCGGAGAAATACCGCAAATCCGCCCTTGAACCGGAGCACGCTGCCCGCATCGCGGCGCGGATCGAGGCAATCATGGCCAAGGACGCACTCTATCTCGACCCCAACCTGTCCCTGCCCAGGCTGGCCAAGGCCATCGCCGTACCGGCCAATCTGGTCTCACAAGTCCTCAACCAGACCCTGGACACGACCTTTTTCGACTACGTCAATCGCTGCCGGATCGAGGCATCGCTGCCGCGCATCCTGGCCGGCGAAGAGACCGTGCTGACCATCGCGCTGGATGTCGGCTTCAACGCCCGCTCGACCTTCTATACCGCCTTCAAGGCCGCCACCGGCCAGACGCCACGAGACTGGCGCGCCAGCCAGGTGGCCGGGCCGGGATGA